The sequence below is a genomic window from Zhongshania aliphaticivorans.
GCCACCGATGCAACTGAGGACTCACAGGCTGAATGGGCCACTAAGGCAAAGAAGGCGATAGTCACGCTCCAGCCGCGTGGATCTCGGTCTGGACCGCCCCAAGACATGAGTTGCTCAATATACGGTGGTTCGACGCCAGTCTTCTCGCGCAATTTGCGGATTGCGCAGGCTTCAATTGATTCATCTTGTTTTAGGTCGATGAATCCACCGGGCAGCGCCCACTTGCCCTCAAAGGGCTCCTTACCCCGCTTCACCAGCAGTACTTTTAGCTGATCTTCATGCACGGTAAATAGCACGCCATCAACGGTCGTTAGTGGCACGTCATAGTCATGAATATTGTAATTACGCGGCTTGGCTGCCATGCAGAACCCCTACAAAACCCAGTTTCATATAAATTTTTATCGGCATCACATCAATAGCTTACCGTAATATTACGCCAGTTATGGTCTAAAAGACACTAACAGCGCTTGACGAATTTGTGTCTTTAAGACATTATCAAGCTCACTTAGTGTCTTAAAGCCATTAAAGGAGAGCCGCCATGCTAGGTATTCAATACTTCAAAGCTGACCCCACTGTTCACGTGATTCAAATCAGTAGTGGTCGTATAAAGCGCCAAGGTAAGGGCCTTAACTTTTTCTACTACGCTCCTAATACCTCATTGACCGCTATACCCATGAGCGCGAAAGAAGCGCCTTTTATCTTTAACCTGCAAACGGCGGACTTTCAGCACCTTCGTGTGCAGGGTCAGTTGACGTTCCGCGCCGCTGCGCCTGAGAAGCTCAGCGAATTGCTGAACTTCACCTTGAATCAGGACGGCAAAGAGTACGTTTCTGAAGACCCAAGTACCTTGGGTGACCGCGTAGTCCGTGTGGCGCAGGGGGTTATCCAGGAATTGATTCAAACCACCGCCCTTCGTACTGCATTAACCATGCTGCGGGATTTGGATGCGCACTTGAAAGCGTCGCTGGCTGATAATCCGGCGCTGGATCGCCTAGGGATTGAAGTGCTGGATGCAATGATCGTTGCGCTGAGTCCAACGCCTGAAACGGCAAAAGCCCTTGAAGCAGAGGCGCGTGAAGCTATTCTTAAGCACGCCGATGACGCAATTTACGATCGCCGTAAGTCGGCGGTGGTTCAAGAGCGCACCATCCGCGAGACAGAGCTGCAAACAGAAATGGCTGTACAGACTAAGCAGCAAGAAATCGCTGAAGCCAAGCTGGACAATGTGCGTGCCCTTACTAAGAAAAAGGCAGAAGCCGAGGCGGAGCAGCTGGCCGCGGATATCGAAGCCGAAGCGAAGCGCAAAGCGCTGGTTGAGTTAGCGCAGGTGAATCGGCAGATTGAGTCTGACGCGGAGGCCTATGCGATAACAGCCCTTGCTAAGGCATCAAGTAGTGTTCCGGTGGAATACGTCAAAGCCATGGCCATGGCTAATATGGATCCACAGCAGTTGTTTGCTGCAGCCATGGATACCTTTGCCATGAATGCCGCCAAGGTCGGTACCCTGAATATTGGCACTGACATCTTATCCAATCTGGTGGCGGACGCTGGCGAGCGCAACTTGGCTCGCCAGTAATAGGGAGGCATTCATCATGGAACTGACGTCACGCTTTATTTTGGTTTACCGTAAAACGCGCCTAGCCGAGTTGGTTGAACGGTTTAATACCGTTCAACAGGCGCGGTTCTATCTTGAGCAATCTGGCGCTGACTTCCACGATTACATGGAAGAGGATCGCATCTATGGGGTGGAGCTGGAGCTTGCCCGCCGCACACTTGCCGAGCTTGGAAGTGTGCAAATGCTAGAGCGCGCCATGCTACCGAGTTACCTATTTCGGGCCGATGATTATGTGGTGGTTATTGGCCAAGACGGCTTAGTGGCCAATACGTTGAAATATCTGGATGGGCACGCCGTTATTGCCCTAAACCCAGATAGTCGGCGTTGGGATGGCATACTTCTGCCGTTTAAACCCGCTGATATACTGCCCATAGTTACCGACGTAATGAAGCAGCGGCGAACATACCGTGAGATTACCTTCGCCAAAGCCACCACCAATGACGGGCAAAGCCTGCTTGCGGTTAACGATTTATTCATTGGCCCAAAGACCCACACCTCTGCCCACTACACGCTAGAGCTGGGAGGCGTTAAAGAGCAGCAAAGCTCATCTGGGATTATCGTATCAACAGGGCTGGGTTCAACGGGCTGGTACCAGAGTGTGCTGGCCGGTGCGCACGGCGTTTGTCATTCAAGCTCGAGTCAAGCGGAGTCAGCCGGTTTTGCATGGAATTCTGACTTTTTGGTGTACAGCGTGCGGGAGCCTTTTCCTAGTAAGCAGACTGGAGTCAGCCTCGTTCATGGGCAGGTTAATTACGATAATCCGCTCAGTATTGAATCGCTCATGCCAGAGAATGGGGTGATATTTTCCGACGGGATTGAAAGTGATTACTTGCCGTTTAATGCCGGTTCAAGGGTTACTATTGCGATCGCTGAGCAGAAGGGCCACTTAGTTGTGTGACTACGCTTCATCGATCCCTTACCCGTGAGTGTAGGTTCTGGGCGGTGGCAGTCAGCGCGGTTTTGGTAGGGGCACTAGAGATATGCTTATTTTATCGTTTTACTAGTATAGGGCACTCTTCGGGAAACATGGCCCTTTGTCTGGCGTCAACTATCTTGACTGGCGGTCACCCTAATTGTCGCCGAACAGCGGTTGACGCTCGTTGATTACGAACGTCATTCACAAACAAAAAAAGTTTGTCAAGGTGGCCCTAAATATCTTGGGACGTGTTAATCCTTCAACCACGCTAATATACGAAGAGCCTCCAAAAGAACGAATCAAAAGTGCTCCCGATAACATCTGAAGGAACACTCGCCCAGCTACCGCTCTTCAAACCCAGATAACTTTTCCGTTTCGTAACCAAAAATGGGATTTGCACCCGCCGTTGAGCCAGACGGAAGGGTGCAGCGTGGGTTTCCCCTCCTTACTGATATTGATAGACCAGTGGGGCTTGGCCTCCTCGATCAATAACAACTCTAGCCGTTTGCCACAGCCGCAGGGACAATGAAAAGCCACGGCCCAGTCTTCGTTGTCTTCTCTAGCCAGCACCAGATTTCGTCGAGGTAGTTTCTGGGGTGGTGTATCTGCCTCAACGACGGTGACTCGTCGCCCTGGAAGAAGCCTATCTACCTGTTTTAATATCCAACGGGGCCATTTCATTCGCCCACCTCGCTAACAGCAAAACGCGGCATGCCCAGCAGGGGTTCAATTAAACCACGGCCAAGGTGAGGGTTCGGCGCGCAGCTAAAGTCTGTTTCACCCATAAATTCCTCTTCACCTGCGGCCAGTGAAAACTGGGTGCGGGCCCGTTTGCTATTAGACTCCTGGCGAAAGGGGTATGCCCGCGCAATAAACTCCATGACGCAGTCGCTGGCTGCACGCATATTTAGAGAGATAACCGATGGCGCTTCTTCGGCGACACCTTTGATGTACCCTTCTGCTACTTGTTCGGCCAACTCTTTTGGGGCCACTTGTTGCAAGTATTCCCGGCGTAGAGCTTCTGGAGTGTAGACCCCGCGATCCGCCAAGGTGCTGCCACCAGGCTTCACATAGTCCACCCGCCCGCATACATCGCCAACAGCGACTCCACCTGCACTCTGGCGGGTTGGGATAGTAACGGCCACATCAAATAGTGGCTGCAGAAAGGCTGCAGCAATACGGTCACACACTTGCCGCCCTTCAAAGCTGTCGACACAGCAAAATAGCATGTCACCTCCGCCCGCTAGCTCAATGGCCTCGCGGGTAGCAACACTGGCTTTAAGTGTGAGCACTTCGACGTCGTCGCGGTATGTTGGGATGACCGATGCAAATCTCGCCACTTTGGCTGTACTGTTCCGGGCATCGTCCAATGTGGCGTTAAGGATACGGTTGAGGTTCTTGAATTCAATTTCATCAAAATCGATCAAAATCAATCGGCCAAAGCCAAGACGGGCCAGCTGTTCTACCACGATAGACCCGGTACCGGATACCCCAACCACACAAGCAGTGAAGTGTTTGAGGTGACGCCCCATTTCGGTTGAGAAGGCCATAGGGGTAGGTAGCAAACTACCTTGCTCAGATGCTTGCCAGGTTAGCAACTCATCGCTAGCGAGGTGCACAGCGCTGACAGGTGTAGTCACCAATTGGCGATCATAGAACCGAGCGCAGATAGCACCGTCCGATGTCATGATGGCCGAACCATGTCGGGTCAAAGGCGATTCGCTGGCCTCGAATAGCGCGGGCATAACGTCTCGATCACCGTCATCGTCAATGGCTGAGAACGCCAAGAGGCCGCCGGGGTGTGAGTGCATCAGCACTATCGACAGAGCATGAGCCTCTGCCAGGTCAATGGCCTCCTCGATGACGGTGCCAGGCCAGCAGATGCGATCATGCGAGCGCTCACTACAATCGGCGTAATCAACCAACAGAATCTGATTGACCACATAGCGATGTGCGGCGCTTTGGGCGCAGAGCACAATAGCAGCGGCCTCCAGGCCGTCGCCGGGGAAAAGGTGCTCGCGCAGTTTGGCATGATGAGCCTCATTGATCGCCAGTTTGATGGGCTGACTAATGGTTGCGCTCATTTTCCCACCTCCCGAAGCAACGATTCTTCCACAACAGCCAAGTGCGTTATCACGCTGTCAGTTAAGGGGTTCCATTGTGTGACGCCATTGAGATGGCGACTCCAGCGCTGGTAGACGTTCCCAAGAATGTTTTCCCGACTTTCAGTCTGAGCAATGTTGCCACCATTAGCCAACGTCAGGACGGGATGAACAAAGAACATATCGAGCTTTGCATCCGGATAAGCAGTGGGAATCTCTATAGCAAGATCTACCTGCTCGCAGTTATAACCGCTCGGCAAGGAGTGATTGTGAATGATCAGCCAACGCCGAGCCCCAACCAAGCGGGTCTCCCAGTCGAGCCCCAAGTGGTTCAAATACGCCACGTCTTGATCCAGCAGAGTAAACTCAAAGGTGGGAGCAACTGCCGCCTCACCATTGTTGATTTCTGCTGGGGTGAGACGGAGCTTTTCAATGCCCGGTTTCCGCAGGTCGATGACATCGCTCATCTCAATGACCTGCTTTTTCTCACCCTTCACCTTGAGCACCAGAATCCAACCCTTATCTGGATTAAACCCGGCCGCCTTAAGTGCATCGCTGGCAACGATCGTCGGTTGTTCAACGCTTACAGTAACGCCCTGCACGTTCAGCTTCCAGATTTTGCGTTGAGTGTAGAGTTTCTCGAGACCAGGCTCATCCAA
It includes:
- a CDS encoding multiubiquitin domain-containing protein, producing MNDVTSPNEARVERENIALCRQEGRPLPIAEHYLVQVLDPNGQGTLVEIDDPVPTGRQILSAAGKTPVENHLLLLFDDKGELEAVDLDDTVDVYQRGVEQFFAFDSDRLFYVALNGQRFPWGQAHICEDVLRRVGYIAENQDIWLERRNEPDQLLADGDYVDLDEPGLEKLYTQRKIWKLNVQGVTVSVEQPTIVASDALKAAGFNPDKGWILVLKVKGEKKQVIEMSDVIDLRKPGIEKLRLTPAEINNGEAAVAPTFEFTLLDQDVAYLNHLGLDWETRLVGARRWLIIHNHSLPSGYNCEQVDLAIEIPTAYPDAKLDMFFVHPVLTLANGGNIAQTESRENILGNVYQRWSRHLNGVTQWNPLTDSVITHLAVVEESLLREVGK
- a CDS encoding NUDIX hydrolase; translation: MAAKPRNYNIHDYDVPLTTVDGVLFTVHEDQLKVLLVKRGKEPFEGKWALPGGFIDLKQDESIEACAIRKLREKTGVEPPYIEQLMSWGGPDRDPRGWSVTIAFFALVAHSACESSVASVADVKWQPVQTLKKDLAFDHRDVIAAAHERLRQKALYSMVPAFALPDEFTLTELQSLHEVIIGTPLNKKSFRRRLESAELLEDTGKATESRGRPAKLYRAKAESKQYRFIRNLEG
- a CDS encoding SPFH domain-containing protein, whose translation is MLGIQYFKADPTVHVIQISSGRIKRQGKGLNFFYYAPNTSLTAIPMSAKEAPFIFNLQTADFQHLRVQGQLTFRAAAPEKLSELLNFTLNQDGKEYVSEDPSTLGDRVVRVAQGVIQELIQTTALRTALTMLRDLDAHLKASLADNPALDRLGIEVLDAMIVALSPTPETAKALEAEAREAILKHADDAIYDRRKSAVVQERTIRETELQTEMAVQTKQQEIAEAKLDNVRALTKKKAEAEAEQLAADIEAEAKRKALVELAQVNRQIESDAEAYAITALAKASSSVPVEYVKAMAMANMDPQQLFAAAMDTFAMNAAKVGTLNIGTDILSNLVADAGERNLARQ
- a CDS encoding DUF6527 family protein, coding for MKWPRWILKQVDRLLPGRRVTVVEADTPPQKLPRRNLVLAREDNEDWAVAFHCPCGCGKRLELLLIEEAKPHWSINISKEGKPTLHPSVWLNGGCKSHFWLRNGKVIWV
- a CDS encoding sugar kinase; the encoded protein is MELTSRFILVYRKTRLAELVERFNTVQQARFYLEQSGADFHDYMEEDRIYGVELELARRTLAELGSVQMLERAMLPSYLFRADDYVVVIGQDGLVANTLKYLDGHAVIALNPDSRRWDGILLPFKPADILPIVTDVMKQRRTYREITFAKATTNDGQSLLAVNDLFIGPKTHTSAHYTLELGGVKEQQSSSGIIVSTGLGSTGWYQSVLAGAHGVCHSSSSQAESAGFAWNSDFLVYSVREPFPSKQTGVSLVHGQVNYDNPLSIESLMPENGVIFSDGIESDYLPFNAGSRVTIAIAEQKGHLVV
- a CDS encoding ThiF family adenylyltransferase, whose product is MSATISQPIKLAINEAHHAKLREHLFPGDGLEAAAIVLCAQSAAHRYVVNQILLVDYADCSERSHDRICWPGTVIEEAIDLAEAHALSIVLMHSHPGGLLAFSAIDDDGDRDVMPALFEASESPLTRHGSAIMTSDGAICARFYDRQLVTTPVSAVHLASDELLTWQASEQGSLLPTPMAFSTEMGRHLKHFTACVVGVSGTGSIVVEQLARLGFGRLILIDFDEIEFKNLNRILNATLDDARNSTAKVARFASVIPTYRDDVEVLTLKASVATREAIELAGGGDMLFCCVDSFEGRQVCDRIAAAFLQPLFDVAVTIPTRQSAGGVAVGDVCGRVDYVKPGGSTLADRGVYTPEALRREYLQQVAPKELAEQVAEGYIKGVAEEAPSVISLNMRAASDCVMEFIARAYPFRQESNSKRARTQFSLAAGEEEFMGETDFSCAPNPHLGRGLIEPLLGMPRFAVSEVGE